A single Pyxicephalus adspersus chromosome 8, UCB_Pads_2.0, whole genome shotgun sequence DNA region contains:
- the LOC140337348 gene encoding thiosulfate sulfurtransferase-like, which yields MSQQLLSRALVSRSWLAGALKKGQPGPALRVLDASFYYPPIRDGRKEFNEKHIPGALYFDIDECKDKTSPYEVMLPSESAFAKYVGNLGINNDSHVVVYDADQVGIYYSARVWWMFKVFGHKKVFVLDGGFRNWEKEGYPVTSEVAKPQPETYKAVLNSSLVKKFEDIQRNLSSKEFQLVDSRPAGRYTGTDPEPGEIFPGHIPGSINLPFTSFLTEDGFEKTPDEIQRLFQDKGIDLKKPLTITCRRGVTACQLALASYILGKEDTAIYDGSWYEWFHRAKPEQKVTVWKSEK from the exons ATGTCCCAGCAACTTCTCTCCCGGGCTCTGGTGTCAAGAAGCTGGCTAGCTGGAGCCCTGAAAAAAGGTCAGCCAGGCCCAGCTCTGCGTGTACTGGATGCATCCTTCTACTACCCACCAATTCGAGATGGACGCAAGGAGTTTAATGAAAAGCACATACCGGGAGCATTATATTTTGACATAGATGAATGTAAGGACAAGACATCTCCCTATGAAGTAATGCTACCCAGTGAATCTGCCTTTGCCAAATATGTGGGCAACCTTGGCATTAATAATGATAGCCATGTTGTGGTGTATGATGCTGATCAAGTGGGCATTTACTATTCGGCAAGGGTCTGGTGGATGTTTAAGGTCTTTGGTCATAAAAAGGTGTTTGTTCTGGATGGAGGGTTCAGGAATTGGGAGAAGGAAGGATATCCGGTAACATCGGAAGTGGCCAAGCCACAACCAGAGACTTATAAAGCTGTGCTGAATTCTTCTTTGGTCAAAAAGTTTGAAGACATTCAGAGGAATCTAAGCAGCAAAGAGTTCCAGTTGGTGGACTCTCGTCCCGCAGGCCGCTACACGGGGACAGATCCTGAACCAGGAG AAATATTTCCTGGGCACATTCCGGGCTCCATAAACCTCCCATTCACCAGTTTCTTGACGGAAGACGGATTTGAGAAGACCCCTGATGAGATTCAGCGTCTGTTTCAGGACAAAGGAATAGATCTGAAGAAGCCTCTGACAATCACTTGCCGTCGTGGTGTTACAGCCTGCCAGTTGGCATTGGCTTCCTACATCCTCGGCAAGGAAGATACTGCCATCTATGATGGGTCATGGTATGAATGGTTCCATAGAGCCAAGCCAGAACAAAAAGTTACTGTTTGGAAGAGTGAGAAGTAA